Sequence from the Exiguobacterium aurantiacum genome:
CCGCTTGTTGCCACATCGAGGCGACCGTGCCCGGATAGCCGTTCAAGACACACGCTTGCAACTGGCCGATATCGACACCGAGTTCGAGCGCGTTCGTCGAGACGACAGCTTTGATTTCACCGTTACGGAGCCGGCGCTCGATTTCACGACGTTCCGACGGTAAGTAGCCGCCCCGATAGCCCACGATCGACTTGGGACCGAGCTCGCGCCGCGTCAGTTCTTGTAAATACGTCAACAATACCTCGACCCGTACCCGTGAGCGGGCGAAGACGATCGTCTGAATGTCCGCTTCGACGAGCTTTGAGGCGATCCGCTTCGTCTCGAGCGTGGCGCTCCGACGAATGCCAAGCGCTTCATTGACGACGGGCGGATTGTAGAAAATCAAATGTTTCTTGCCTTGGGGCGCCCCGTTGTTGTCGACAAGGACGACGTCCTCTTCCGTCAACAGTTCAGCCAGTTCGACCGGGTTGGCGATCGTCGCTGACGTCATGATCCATTTTGGATGGCTCCCATAATAGGCACAGATCCGCTTCAAGCGGCGGAACACGTTGGCGACGTGGCTACCGAATACCCCTCGGTACGTATGCAGTTCGTCGACGACGATATATTCCAAGTTCTCGAACAATCGAATCCATTTCGTATGATGCGGCAAGATGCCGGAATGCAACATATCCGGATTCGTGATGACAATATTGCCGGCGTCACGTACTTTCGTCCGGGCTGCCGGTGCCGTGTCGCCATCATAGGTGAAGCAACGCAAGTCTCCCTCGAGCGCTTCGACCATCTCCATCAAATCGCTGTTTTGGTCTTGCGCGAGCGCCTTCGTCGGATACAGATAGAGCGCCCGGGCATTCGGTTGTTCAATCATTTTCGACAGGACGGGCAGATTGTAACAGAGCGTCTTCCCGGATGCGGTCGGTGTGACAATGACCGTCGAGTTTCCACGCGACGTCTGCTCAATCGCTTCGGCTTGATGGGTGTACAGTTGTTCAATTCCCCGGCCATGCAACACCCTGACGAGATCTGGTGGCACACTCGACGGAATCGGTGCGTAGCGGGCCGGTTTCGCCTCGACCGTATGCCAATGTGTCACGTTTTGAGAAAAACCCGGGTCGGTCTTGAGCGTATGGATCATTTCTTCCACGGAACGTTTTTTCCGCATGAGGTTCACCTTCTTTACGATTTCGAAGGTGCGAGTCGCTCCACGATTGATTTCACTTCGCCGATCCGTTCATCGCGTACGAGCCGATGGACGGCAGGTAAACGCAGCACCGCCATTTCTTTGAAAGACTCGGCGACATGTCCATTCTCTTCTTCGAGTCGAATGATCGCATCGTCATACAACCGTTGCGTCGACCGTCCGAACAAGACGATGGTATGTAGCTTTGTACATTTCGAATGGACCGCCTGCAAATGTTTCGTGTAACGCTGCACCGCTTTATGATAGTCTTCATGCATCGCGAGCGCTTGACGCTTGCCTCGCAGAAGTTCTGGATAGAATGTTTCGTCGCCGAGGAACATCGTCTCGACGCCGATTCGTTTCAAATAAGGATGGCCACTGGCCTCGGCTATAGCTTGATCATCAATCAAGCGTCCGAACGGAATCGACTCCTCGACGAGCAATCGGCTCATTTTTAAGCCGTTGATACCGTGTAACGGGATACCTAAATCATCGTCTTGCAGTCGGTCGATCACAAACAACACTTTCATCTTGCGTTTCAGTGAGAGTTGTACCATGTGTCACCATCCTATTCGCTTTCTTTTCATTATAGCAAACGAAACAGAAAAACAGGGCGCTGATGTCGCCCTGTTTCCTGTGAGTCGGTTTAGTCACGACCACCGTTGCCATTCCCGTTGCCGTTACCACGGCCTTCTGAGTCTGACGTCGATTGACGGCTGACGCCCCCATCCGAATCCGCTTCCCCGTCTGTCTCATCGGTTGTCGGTTCTTCTTCGGTCGGTTCTTCCGTGTTCTCGTCTTCGGTGTTGTTGTCGTTTCCGTTATTTTGATTATTTTCGTTATTGCCGTTGTTTTCGTTGTTCTCGCCATCGGTTTGCTCGCCTTCTTCTTCAGGAGGCGCCTCTTCCGTGGCGGGCTCTTCTTCCTCTTCGGCAGCAGGTTCTTCGCCTCGTTCGACCGTGTAGGATGTTTGGAGCGGGCTCGACTGTTGATCGCCGACGAGCGCGTTCGTCGCGTTGGCGACAATCGTGAACGTCGTCTCCCCTTCACCGAGGCCAGAGATGGCGATGCTCGTGTCTTCGGTCGTCCCAACGACACGCTCGCTACCGTCCGGACGTGTCTCCTTCACGGTGAACGAAAGTCCTTGGTAACCAGCGGCTTGGACTGCTTGCTTGTCGTATGACCAAGAGAGTGTTCCCGTTTCACCCGGTACGTCATAGTCGACTGACGCCCCGGTCGGCGCGGCGAGTTTATCCGGCTGCAAGTCTTTCGGTTTCGTCCCTTTGACGTACAACTCGTTTCCGAGCGAGAGCACCGATTCCGGTTGCTGGAAGCGATCCGGTTGACCCGTCGCATTCGTCACTTGTTGCATCATATACTCGAAGTAGTATTGGGCGTAGTTCGGTTTCATCACCGATTCAGCTGTTCCATTCGAGCGGCCAGTCCATACCGAGATCGAGTAGTCGGTCGTATAGCCGGTGAACCATTTATCCATGTCGTTATTTGTCGTACCGGTTTTGCCGGCGACGTCCCACGGGAACGCACCTGGCTCATACGTGCCGTTCGAACCGCTGACAACATCACGAAGCATGTCCGTCAACATATAGGCGGTATAGTCTTCCATCGCCTGCTTCGCCTTGATTGGTGAGTTGATCGTCGATCCGTCGTTGAACTCGATTTTTTGGATGACGTGGGGTTTCGTATACATCCCATTCGTCCCGAGTGCGGCGTAAGCGGCTGCCATTTGTGTAGTGCTCGCCTCAGCGGCACCAAGTGCGTTCGAGGCGTTCATCTCGTCGCCCGACATCGACGGCTCGATGCCGACGTTCTCGACGAACGATTGAATCGCGTCTTGCCCGAACTCGTCACGCACTTCGTAGAAGGCACGAACAGCCGGCGTGTTCCCGGAGATCGTCAAGTAGTAGCGCATCGTATTGGCACCACGGAAGCCATCGTAGTAGTTTTTCGGTTTATAATTATCGCTTTCGTCAAACGCTTTATCGATCAGCACTTTCCCAGTCGACCACTGTGCGTTCTCGATTCCTGGACCGTAATCGAAGAACGGCTTCGCCGTCGATCCGATTTGGCGTTTCTCACGCGAATAATCACGATAGTTCTTATCGCCTTGTTTCGCTTGCTGACTGTCGATGACGGCGACGATTTCACCCGTCTTCGTGTTCAACACGGTCGCGCCCATTCGTAGATCTTCTGGGAATGCACCATTCGGGATGTTCACGTTGTCCGATTTAATATCGCTATTGAACTTCGTATGCAAATCTTTATTAATTGACGTATACACTTTCAAGCCCGTCCCGTAAATATCGGCCTGCTCGAGACCGTAGTCTTCCTCGAGCTCGGCTTGGACGCGGGCGTAAATCGAGCGCGTGTACGTCTCTTCTACTGTCTCTTCACCTGGCGAGATGACGTCCGCAATCTCGACGTCGAGCGCCTCGTTGTATTGTTCCTCGGTGATGTGACCGTCACGCTTCATCGCTGAGAGCACTTGCTCTTGACGATAACGCGTCAGTTCCTGATCCCCGTTGATTGGGTCATAGGCGCTCGGACGTTGCGGGAGACCTGCCAAGATGGCCGCCTCTTGGTAGTTCACTTCTGAGACCGGCTTGTTGAAGTAGCGCTTCGATGCCGTCTGGACACCATATCCGCCCGTGCCGTAATAGTTTTTATTCAAGTACATCTCTAAAATCTGTTCTTTCGTATACTCACGCTCAAGTTTGAGGGCGAGCCACTGTTCTTGCAGCTTCCGCTTCAATTTCTTGTCGGTCGACAAGAACGATTGTTTGACGAGCTGTTGCGTGATCGTCGAACCACCTTCGGCCCCGAAGCCGTCCGTCAAGTTCGCGACCACGGCGCCGCCGATACGGCGCAAGTCGATCCCGTTATGTTCATAGAAGCGACGGTCCTCGATCGAGATGACCGCTTGTTGCATCACTTCTGAGATGTCATCGATGGAGACATACTCGCGAATTTGTCCGCTCCCTTCGAGCGGTTCGCCTTCAGCTGACAACAGCTGGATCGGGTACGTATCGACCAACTTCTCTTCATCGAGCGGCGGTGCCGTCGCAATCGCATACGCCGTGTATGCGCCCCCGGCGATGACGCCAATAATGAATAAAATCCCTAAAATCGTTAATATGCGCCGAAACTTCGACTTCTTCGTTTTTTGTTTCGGCTTTTTGGCCGCTGGTTTACGTTTATTGGTCGTCGAATCTTGTCGACGTGCCATCCGACTTCGTTCCATTCATGCTTCACTCCTTCTATTTCAATCGAGCCACGCCTCAATCGCCGTCAAATAATCGACGGCCGGCATCGCCCGGGTTGGAACTTCGATTGCTTCTTGCTCGATATAGGATAGCGGAATCGACTTCCGTCCTGATTCGCGCTGTTCCCACCAAACTAATAATTGCTCCGTTGATAACACATATTGCGTATTATAGCGGCTAAACCGAATGATGACAAAACAAACCCCTCCATGTCGCTCACACTCGCGCATGTGGTTGATTTGGTGGTCGTGAAAGTTTCCGAGCGGGAATGACGTCTTATTGTTCGTCTCTTTCGCTTCGAAATCGATGTACTTCCCGCGATACACCCCGTTGTAATCGGTCGTCGATGCTTGCTTGAAGTACGCCTCGGTCACTTTCGCCGCGCTCCGTTTCGGGTAATCGACTTTCACGATTTGCAGCGGCGTCGGTTTTTTATGGATGACCGCTCGCCCATGGAGGCGGTAAAACTCGTTCGTGTCGTTCAGCAGCGTCTCGAGGTTCATCCCTCGGTTCGCATACGTCTGCGGATTAGAGCGGACCGGCGTTGCCGCAGGTTTCGGCTTTTTTCCGTTTGGATAATGGAACAATGTCGTCACCCCTAGTCTCTAGTTTAACAGGTTGGTCCAGCCGTTCCTTCCGTCTGAAGTCTGATTGTCGAGTTCTGTCGCTCGACTCCTCTGTGGATTTTCCGCAATCCATATCGTACCAAACTCCCGTATGTTAAACTAGTAGGTAGTTCATTGTGTAGTCAAATTGACACGACCTTGTTACGGAAGAGCTATTTATTTTTCTGAAATAAGTCTTCTACTTATTAGCCATAATTAAGACGGATTAAACGCAGATTGACGTAAGTTTGAAAAAGTGTGCAATTAATGTGCAATCAGCAGCGTAAACCAAGGTTGGAAAACAATTAGCAGGCTCGCTCGGATAAAAAGGGGAGCCATGGTTGGAGGAGTAAGATGGAAACACAAAAGAAGTATGTCATGTTCGTCGACGAGACGGGCACGCCTAAAGGGAACACCCAGTTCAATCTCACCGGCGTATTGATGGAATATAAATATGCGATCGATGCCGATGAGGCCGGGATGCCATGTGAATTGAAACGCCGTTTATATGCTTTCAAGCGCGACGTGTTCAAGACGGAGAATATCCTGCTCCATTTAAAAGAGATTTTAAAAGCCGAGCATCCATATGGGAAAGAGGATGGCATCACGATCGATATGCTTCGTGACTTCTGGAACAAGTTGCCGGACTTCCTACGCGATATCAACTGTACGATCATCAGTGTCGAGGTCGATAAGCAAAAGCTTCACGACTTCTATTCAACACCTAAAGACCCGTACGTCGTCGCGTTCGCTCACTTGATGAAATCGTTTTATGCGTTCTTAGAAGAGACGGAAGCGGTCAGCGCTCGCGTCGTCTTGGAGTCACGGGATGACTATCAGAACCTACTCATCCAGAAGGCGTTCTTCGATATCTTCAATTCAGGGACGGTCCATCTCGACGTCGAGAAGAGCCGACAAAAGATCAAAGGCTTCATCTTCTCGGAGAAACAAAATACAATCTATCAGTCTGGGCTCGAAATCGCTGACCTCGTCTGTCTCCCGCTTTCGCGCGTGCGCCGCGGCGTCATCGAAGTGAAACCACGGTTCGTCCATTATGGGGATGAGAACCGAATCTTCAAAGCCATCAAGGACAAGATTTACATTCGTAAAGAAAGTCCTGACCAAGATTTCCGTAACTGGGGATTCAAAAAAGTACCGATCACGAAAAAGCGCCGCGAATGGAGCGACCATCCGTGGAACCATTAAAAACTGCCTTGCCGAACATTCGGCAAGGCGGTTTTTACGTTCGGCGCAAGCCCGGCAGCGTCTCCCGCAACCGACCGATCGCGTTTAGCCCGGCCAAGAATGGTAAGACGGCCACAAGCCCGATCGCCCAATCGATGGACAACACATCGGTCAACACCCCGGCGAACAGGGCCCCGAACGCATAGCCGCTGTCGCGCCAAAATCGATAGACACCCATTGCCGAAGCGCGCCAATACGGTTCGGCGACGTCACTAATCGAGGCTTGAAGCGTCGGATAGACCATCGCCGTCCCGACGCCGAGCATGACCGCGGCGAGCACCCATTGCCAATAGTCCGACATGACCAGAATCGCCCAAAGCGAACCGGCCTGGACCCACATCCCGACAACAATCAAGCCTTTGCGCCCGATGCGGTCGCTCCATACCCCGGTGAACAGTTGGAAAAAGCCCCATGCCGCCGGATAGACCGCCACAATCAATCCGACCTCCGCGAGACTGAGCCCTTGCGCGGCAAAATAAATCGGGAACAAGCCCCATGCCATACCGTCCTTCAGATTGGTCGACAGACCGGCCACCGTCAGGCTCGAGAGCGAACGGTCTTTCCACGTCGTCGTCATGAACACATCTTTCGCAGAACGTGACTTCTCAGATCCGCTCGTCGGTTGGAGCTGTAACTGTTTCGTCGTATCGCGGACGAACAGCGATAATCCGAGACCGACGAATGCAACGAGGACACCGATATAAAACGGTTCCGGCCGACTTCCGTACGTGACGGCGATCATACCAGAGACGGCCGCCATCACGGCGACGCCGACATAACCCGCGAACTCGTTCAGTCCGACCGCGAGCCCCCGCTCCGTCGGTTTGGCCAAATCAATCTTCATATTGACCGTCATCGACCACGTCAGTCCTTGGTTGACCCCAAGCAAGACGTTCGCCACGATGATCACCCACCAGGACGGGGCCAACATGACGAGCACGGGGACGAACAGTCCAATCCCCCAGCCGAAGACGAGCACACGCTTGCGACCGAACCGATCGGCGATGGCCCCAGCGAAGTAATTGACGACCGCCTTCGAGAATCCGAAGCTGATGATGAAGGAGAGTGCCGCACTTGTCGATACGAGACCGAAGTCCTCTTCACCGATGATAGGCAAAATCGTCCGCTCGAGACCGACCATCGATCCGACGAAAAAGTTTGTCACGACGAGCAAGATAAAGTTCATTTGATTTTCTTTTATTCCAATCCGAGTTTCATCCACATACATCCTCCTTGCCGATTGCTAACTGAATTGAGTATAGCAAAAAATACCCCCATACGTATAAAAACGTCTTCCCGATCATGAGATCAGGAAGACGCTTATTCATTGTCCCATCGCTTGTTTGGACTTCATTCGTTTCTTGCCTTCGCGGCACATGTGCAAAAGCGGGCACGTCTCGCAGGCAGGACGTTGCGCTTTACAGTGGTAGCGCCCGAAGAAGATGAACTGGTGATGGAGCTGAGACCATTCTTCGCGCGGAAACTTCTTCATGAGCGTGTCCTCGACTTGCCGGACGTTGTCTTTCCAGCGACAGATGCCGAGCCGTTTCGAGACGCGCTCGACGTGCGTGTCGACAGCGAACGCCGGTTCATGAAACGCGACGGACAAGACGACGTTGGCCGTCTTGCGACCTACGCCAGGCAACGCCTCGAGCGATTCACGGTCAGACGGGACGATCCCGTCATGACGCTCCACGATTTGCATCGAGAGCGCCTTCACGTTTTTCGCTTTATTCCGATACAGGCCGATGCGTTTGATCAACGCCTCGATGTCCGCGACGTCCGCGGCCGCCATCTGTTCCACGGTCGGATAGGCCTCGAACAGACCGGGCGTCACTTTGTTGACGAGCGCATCCGTCGCCTGCGCCGATAACGCCACGGCCACGACGAGCTCGAATGGGTTGCGGTGGGTCAGCTCACAGTGGGCGTCCGGAAACATGCGACGCATCGTGTCCGACACTTCAGTCAATTGGGCTCTCGTCAACATCACTTTTTCCTCCGTTGATAATCGACGAGGTCCTCGAGTGACTCGACGTTATGGTCTTGCCACACTCGGAGGATCTTGTCCATATATTTGAAGTTACGCACGTTGCGTAGTTTCGCTTCCCGAAGCGCGGCCATGATCAGCTCTTCGCTAAAACCGTCCTCGGTCAACCAGCCGACGATCTGCTCGATCTCGAACGGGGTGATCGTTCCAAACTCGCGCTCGAACGTATGAATGATATTCTCATTCAATGAATGGGCCGATTTTTCAGACGTCGCCCCTTCCTCGAGCGCCAAGAACAATGGGAGCAGACTGTATCGCTCGACCTCGGCCGATGCGTCGATGGCGATCAACTCTTTCTGGAGCAAGCCGAGCAATACGGCGCGGGCCTCACTCTCGGCCACGTTCATCCGGTCCCCGAGCTCACTCGGAAGCGGCATCTCGATGCCTTCCCCAATCATTTCAAGCAGATGGATGACGAGATTGAACTCAACCGGCGTCAAGTTGAGGCGGCGCGCCTCGGTGAACAGTTTCCTCGGAACGACGACTGGATTTTGTTCGAACAGCTTGATTATATTATGTGCATCCATGTCGCACATCCTTTCTAGACAAATCAATCGGGGAAGACAAAGTCATCCCCGATCGGCGATTATGGGTGAATGCGGTTCAAGAGACGTGGGAACGGGATCGCTTCGCGGATATGCTCGATACCGCTAATCCATGCGACCGTCCGCTCCAGGCCGAGACCGAAGCCAGAGTGCGGGACCGAACCGTATTTACGGAGTTCGAGATACCAGTCGTACGCGTCTGTCTCATCGAGGCCTTCCTTGATGATTTCTTCTTTCAACCGGTCGTAGTCGTCTTCACGTTGCGAGCCGCCGATAATCTCGCCGTAACCTTCCGGCGCGATCAAGTCGGCACAGAGGACGAGTTCCGGGTTCTCCGGGTCGACTTTCATGTAGAACGGTTTGATTTCCTTCGGCCAATGCGTGATGAACACCGGGAGGTCATGCGCGTTGGCGATGGCCGTCTCGTGCGGCGCGCCGAAATCGTCGCCGTACTCGATATCGTCGAAGCCTTCCTCTTTCAAGAACTTGATTGCATTCGTGTAACGAACGCGCGGGAAAGGAGCTTGGACTTTTTCAAGTTTCGACAAGTCACGTCCGAGCAACTCCAATTCGTTACGGCAGTTCTCAAGCGCCGATTTGGCGATGTATGACACGTAACGCTCTTGGAGATCGAGGCTCATGTCGTGGTCGAAGAACGCCATCTCCGGCTCGATCATCCAAAACTCGATCAAGTGGCGACGTGTCTTTGATTTTTCGGCCCGGAACGTCGGGCCGAACGAGAACACTTTACCGAGTGCCATCGCTGCGGCTTCCATATAGAGTTGGCCGGTTTGCGACAAGTAGGCCGGCTGTCCGAAGTAGTCCGTCTCGAACAATTCCGTCGTGCCTTCCGGTGCGCTCGACGTGATGATCGGTGGGTCGATCTTCACGAAGCCTTCTTGGTTGTAGAACTCGTACGTGGCCCGAATCAATTCGTTACGGACTTTCATGATCGCGTGCTGACGACGCGAGCGGAGCCATAGGTGACGGTTGTCCATCAAGAACTCCGTCCCATGCTCTTTCGGTGTGATCGGATAGTCGACGGACTCCGCAATCACTTCCATGTCCGTCACCTCGAGTTCGAAGCCGAGCGGCGTGCGTCCGCCGTCCGATTTGACGGTGCCGGTCACCCAGACCGATGTCTCTTGCGTCACGCCTTTAGCAAGGGCAAACAAGTCCTCGGCCACATCGGCTTTGACGACGACCGCTTGGGCGAAGCCGCTCCCGTCACGAAGTTGAAGGAAAGCGATTTTCCCGCTCGAACGTTTGTTGGCGATCCAAGCTCCGACCCGGACCGTCTGGCCTTCATAGTCTTTAAATTGGCTGATTGAAATAGTTGTCATGTTCATATCCATCCTTTCGCTTATCGAGCGTTACGTGTAATGAAGTCTTCCACTCGATCGAGCGCTTCTAGTACGCGTTTTAATTCTGTTGCATATGACAAACGGACATAGTCGTCCTGACCGAAACCTGAACCTGGGACGAGCGCGACGAACGCCTCACCAAGGACGGCCTCGCACCACGCGTCGACCGAATCGTAACCGCTCATCGTCGCCGCTTCTTTGGCGTTAGCATATAAGTAAAATGCGCCTTGCGGCTTCAAGCATGTGATCCCTGGGATCGCGATGAGGCGTTCATAGACGATTTCGAGTCGTTCGGCGAACGAGACGCGCATCATCTCGACGTCATCTTGCGGTCCGTTGTAGGCTTCGACCGCCGCCGCTTGCGCGATCGATGTCGGGTTCGATGTCGAGTGCGACGCGAGGTTCGTCATCGCCTCGATGATCGTCTTGTCACCGACCGCATAGCCGATGCGCCATCCCGTCATCGCATGTGACTTCGAGACGCCATTGATGATGATCGTCCGCTCCCGCATGTCAGGCAACGTCGCAATCGAGACGAACTTCGCATCGCCGTAGACGAGCTTCTCATAAATCTCGTCGCTGACGACGAGCAAATCATGCCGTTTGACGACGTCCGCAAGCGCCGTTAGTTCAGACTCCGTATAAATCATACCGGTCGGGTTCGATGGGCTGTTCAAGATGACCGCCTTCGTCCGATCCGTGATGGCCGCCTCGAGCAGCTCGGGTGTCAATTTGAACATCGTCTCCTCGTTCGTGTCGACGTAGACCGGGACCCCATCAGCCAGCTTCACTTGTTCCGGATAACTGACCCAGTACGGTACCGGGATGATGACCTCGTCCCCTTCATCTAAGATTGCTTGGAAGAGCGCATAGAGAGCGTGTTTCGCACCCGAAGCGACCATGACCTCTGGACGTGTGAACGTCAGGTTGCTGTCGCGTTTCGTCTTCTCGATGATCGCGTCTTTGAGTGCGACCGTCCCGCCAGATGGGGTATACTTCGTGTCGCCGTCGCGCGCGGCCTGACAGGCAACCTCGATGATTCGTTCAGGCGTATTGAAGTCCGGTTCGCCGGCCCCTAGCCCGATCACGTCTTGCCCCGACGCTTTTAACGCTTTCGCTTTCGCCGTGATGGCGAGTGTCGTTGAAGGTGTCAATTGCTTTACACGTTGTGCCAATAGATGTTCCATTGAGATCCCCCTCTAGTTTCGTCAAGGCGAGTCCGTCAATTGGACCCGTCGAATGAATTCGCCCGCTTGGAGCGTATAGTACGAGTACGTATAAGACGTGCCCGCTTTTGTCACGACCTCGATCAATGCCCGTTCGTCGAAGCCATATTTACAGCTGACGAGCGTACCGCCGGTTTCCGCGACCGATTCGGCACAGATTTGATCCGAGTCGACCGTCGCGATGTCACGTGTCTCAATCGGCAACTTGTCATCGACCGGCACGAACTGGACCCGATCCGCCTCCTCGAAGACGACGTATGGTTCCGTCCCGTTAAACAGTTCGGCCCGTTCGATGTTGACGGACGGTTGCTCGGTCTCGAGTCGCTCACGCGCATCCTCGATCATCTTGTCTTTCGTCCGCTCGGTATGACCGACCGTGAACCAATAAATGCCGCTAAACACGATGACGACACCGATGAGTGCCGTCATGAACGCAATCACTACTTTTGTCTTCCGTGTCATTCCGTCCGATAGATGGTGAACACCATCTCTTCTTTCTTCGGATCATTCACTTTTTTCTCTAAAGCAAGACCGAACATTAAATCTTGGCTCTTCAACGTACGATTCAATAAGTCGACGATTTTGTATACATCTGCTGTCGGCTCGATTCGAACCGTCGCCAACGTCTCAATATTCGAATTCATGATTACTCCTCCTTCAAAAAACACTATACCCATTATTATAAAGCGATAATTTCATGATGCCTAGCGTTATCTCTGATTTCCTAGCCCTGTCTTCTCTTTCTCGTCTAAAAACAGCTCAAGTTCGGCGAGTGCGGTTTCGAGCGGTCCGTCGATTCGATCGACAGCAGGCAAACTGTTAATGAACTGCTTGCCGTAACGGGTCGTCTCGACACGGCGGTCAAAGACGAAGATGGCGCCGTAATCCTCTTTCGAGCGGATCAGACGACCGACCCCTTGCTTGAAACGAATGACCGCTTGCGGAAGTGACAGCTCAAAGAACGACGATTTACCGGTCGCCTCGATCTTTTCGGACCGGGCCTGCATGACCGGCTGGTCGGGCGGCGCAAACGGGAGCCGGACGATGATCAAGCAGGTGAGCGCCTCGCCAGGTATGTCGACCCCTTCCCAAAAGCTGGCCGTCCCGAACAAAATCGACTGGTCGATGCGCTTGAACTGTTTCGTCAAGCGGCTACGCGAGCCGCCGCTGACGCCTTGGGCGAGTAGTGTATACGCCTCATCCAACTGATCTTTGACGGCCTCGTGCGTCAAACGCAACAATTCGTTCGACGTGAACAAGACGAGCATGCGCCCTTTCGTCACATTGGCGATTTGGGCGA
This genomic interval carries:
- a CDS encoding MFS transporter; amino-acid sequence: MNFILLVVTNFFVGSMVGLERTILPIIGEEDFGLVSTSAALSFIISFGFSKAVVNYFAGAIADRFGRKRVLVFGWGIGLFVPVLVMLAPSWWVIIVANVLLGVNQGLTWSMTVNMKIDLAKPTERGLAVGLNEFAGYVGVAVMAAVSGMIAVTYGSRPEPFYIGVLVAFVGLGLSLFVRDTTKQLQLQPTSGSEKSRSAKDVFMTTTWKDRSLSSLTVAGLSTNLKDGMAWGLFPIYFAAQGLSLAEVGLIVAVYPAAWGFFQLFTGVWSDRIGRKGLIVVGMWVQAGSLWAILVMSDYWQWVLAAVMLGVGTAMVYPTLQASISDVAEPYWRASAMGVYRFWRDSGYAFGALFAGVLTDVLSIDWAIGLVAVLPFLAGLNAIGRLRETLPGLRRT
- a CDS encoding transglycosylase domain-containing protein, whose translation is MERSRMARRQDSTTNKRKPAAKKPKQKTKKSKFRRILTILGILFIIGVIAGGAYTAYAIATAPPLDEEKLVDTYPIQLLSAEGEPLEGSGQIREYVSIDDISEVMQQAVISIEDRRFYEHNGIDLRRIGGAVVANLTDGFGAEGGSTITQQLVKQSFLSTDKKLKRKLQEQWLALKLEREYTKEQILEMYLNKNYYGTGGYGVQTASKRYFNKPVSEVNYQEAAILAGLPQRPSAYDPINGDQELTRYRQEQVLSAMKRDGHITEEQYNEALDVEIADVISPGEETVEETYTRSIYARVQAELEEDYGLEQADIYGTGLKVYTSINKDLHTKFNSDIKSDNVNIPNGAFPEDLRMGATVLNTKTGEIVAVIDSQQAKQGDKNYRDYSREKRQIGSTAKPFFDYGPGIENAQWSTGKVLIDKAFDESDNYKPKNYYDGFRGANTMRYYLTISGNTPAVRAFYEVRDEFGQDAIQSFVENVGIEPSMSGDEMNASNALGAAEASTTQMAAAYAALGTNGMYTKPHVIQKIEFNDGSTINSPIKAKQAMEDYTAYMLTDMLRDVVSGSNGTYEPGAFPWDVAGKTGTTNNDMDKWFTGYTTDYSISVWTGRSNGTAESVMKPNYAQYYFEYMMQQVTNATGQPDRFQQPESVLSLGNELYVKGTKPKDLQPDKLAAPTGASVDYDVPGETGTLSWSYDKQAVQAAGYQGLSFTVKETRPDGSERVVGTTEDTSIAISGLGEGETTFTIVANATNALVGDQQSSPLQTSYTVERGEEPAAEEEEEPATEEAPPEEEGEQTDGENNENNGNNENNQNNGNDNNTEDENTEEPTEEEPTTDETDGEADSDGGVSRQSTSDSEGRGNGNGNGNGGRD
- the recU gene encoding Holliday junction resolvase RecU, which translates into the protein MTTLFHYPNGKKPKPAATPVRSNPQTYANRGMNLETLLNDTNEFYRLHGRAVIHKKPTPLQIVKVDYPKRSAAKVTEAYFKQASTTDYNGVYRGKYIDFEAKETNNKTSFPLGNFHDHQINHMRECERHGGVCFVIIRFSRYNTQYVLSTEQLLVWWEQRESGRKSIPLSYIEQEAIEVPTRAMPAVDYLTAIEAWLD
- a CDS encoding DUF3800 domain-containing protein, which translates into the protein METQKKYVMFVDETGTPKGNTQFNLTGVLMEYKYAIDADEAGMPCELKRRLYAFKRDVFKTENILLHLKEILKAEHPYGKEDGITIDMLRDFWNKLPDFLRDINCTIISVEVDKQKLHDFYSTPKDPYVVAFAHLMKSFYAFLEETEAVSARVVLESRDDYQNLLIQKAFFDIFNSGTVHLDVEKSRQKIKGFIFSEKQNTIYQSGLEIADLVCLPLSRVRRGVIEVKPRFVHYGDENRIFKAIKDKIYIRKESPDQDFRNWGFKKVPITKKRREWSDHPWNH
- the nth gene encoding endonuclease III — protein: MLTRAQLTEVSDTMRRMFPDAHCELTHRNPFELVVAVALSAQATDALVNKVTPGLFEAYPTVEQMAAADVADIEALIKRIGLYRNKAKNVKALSMQIVERHDGIVPSDRESLEALPGVGRKTANVVLSVAFHEPAFAVDTHVERVSKRLGICRWKDNVRQVEDTLMKKFPREEWSQLHHQFIFFGRYHCKAQRPACETCPLLHMCREGKKRMKSKQAMGQ
- a CDS encoding DEAD/DEAH box helicase, whose amino-acid sequence is MRKKRSVEEMIHTLKTDPGFSQNVTHWHTVEAKPARYAPIPSSVPPDLVRVLHGRGIEQLYTHQAEAIEQTSRGNSTVIVTPTASGKTLCYNLPVLSKMIEQPNARALYLYPTKALAQDQNSDLMEMVEALEGDLRCFTYDGDTAPAARTKVRDAGNIVITNPDMLHSGILPHHTKWIRLFENLEYIVVDELHTYRGVFGSHVANVFRRLKRICAYYGSHPKWIMTSATIANPVELAELLTEEDVVLVDNNGAPQGKKHLIFYNPPVVNEALGIRRSATLETKRIASKLVEADIQTIVFARSRVRVEVLLTYLQELTRRELGPKSIVGYRGGYLPSERREIERRLRNGEIKAVVSTNALELGVDIGQLQACVLNGYPGTVASMWQQAGRAGRRHSEALVIFVASSSSLDQLVVEQPDLILDRSPEAARLDPNNLIILVDHMKCAAFELPFKKGERFGTVETEEILDFLTDAHILHERANKYYWMTDAFPAHDISLRTSDQENVVIVDQTAKNQVIGEMDTFSAMTLLHDEAIYLHGAEQYQVERLDFEEKKAYVRRVDVDYYTDANLAVELKVLEENKTTGVKTFGEVSVIAMATLFKKIKFGTHENIGSGPIHLPERELHTTATWFTLDERFAYSEADMEDQLEAVSDLLRRLAPLYLMCDTLDLFTTIQMKATHTNKPTVYLYDRYPGGIGLSEALYRDADDVLDAAIRTVDDCPCESGCPRCVGMIGYGDFKQQVVRQLQALKGTI